In Humulus lupulus chromosome 6, drHumLupu1.1, whole genome shotgun sequence, a single genomic region encodes these proteins:
- the LOC133783247 gene encoding putative disease resistance protein RGA3: MAEALIVSAVTKQLVDLTFQRTREELSLVQNVDKDLAKLKSNLEAIQVVLEDAETRQLADQSVRNWLDKLKDVTFDMDNVLNEWSSAILMLKIQREGQTVPIGTKKKVCFSIPPAFSCFKSKVDRIALRHDIAHKIKDLNEKLDAIAVEKDRYKLATTTIERAIERPRTTSLVDETEIHGRDNDVNMLLSKLLCEENTNTSRGLEVIPIVGMGGLGKTTLAQLVYKHENVLTHFDKKIWVCVSDPFDEINVAKAIIAEIEGNSPNVNELETLAQKIHKYVKGKRFLLVLDDVWTKDKRKWENLKQPLQSGGKGSKVVVTTRNEEVAIMMRASNNIIYMELLPEEFCWVIFKQHAFSERREEEWKHLEEIGRNIARKSKGLPLVAKTLGSLMRFKKTKTQWEEVLHNELWKTKDVEEIFTPFLVSYFDLSAIERCCFSYCAVFPKDHDIYKDVLIEIWMSQGYLGHDGQNAENEGYQCFENLCMRSFFQNLIKDDLDGGIRSCKMHDIVHDFAQFLVKKECITMEVFPVEKNLTIDEKSRHVTMYQIGEELEAPNYSKSNEKNIRSLFIVSGPSLNVDGLFFSHSSAFSQLMCLRTLSLINLCHLGILEDNIGKLIHLRYLNLQGNYNLKGLPESICDLCNLQTLNLSGCRSIKRLPEGMGKLINLKHLYIVGCGLEGLPRGIGRLSSLRRLDWLVVSEPKQMYSDIGDLENLIKNLRREYICDIKGCRYLGSMFEKKKISFKNIGVSKDNRLNLDFGVLEKMSEVEDDSGILEALEPHRNLRSLIIKNYIGPCMSPSWMLSLTHLQRVQLWNCDSCEISPSLQELQFLEHLEIRWMKSLKKVGVEFMKKAKRDKEDDVGSTSRLNSPNLVNSSFPKLKSLLFDSLPQWEKWEGSMAEAEKHFRVMPSLTVLKILNCPRLETLPDLLRTMVALKELSLGSSMILEECCTRRTGKEWAKISHIPNIHVNYNYVQKDGQLYSQSRKLNPKHK; the protein is encoded by the exons ATGGCTGAAGCTCTTATTGTGTCCGCTGTCACAAAACAGCTAGTTGACCTCACTTTTCAACGAACCAGAGAAGAGTTGAGCTTGGTCCAAAATGTAGACAAAGATCTTGCCAAACTGAAGAGCAACCTTGAAGCGATTCAAGTTGTGCTCGAAGACGCTGAGACAAGACAGCTAGCTGATCAAAGTGTGAGAAACTGGCTCGATAAGCTGAAAGATGTTACTTTCGATATGGATAATGTGCTCAATGAGTGGAGCTCTGCCATTCTTATgctgaaaatccaaagagaaggTCAAACTGTTCCTATTGGGACCAAGAAGAAGGTATGCTTCTCAATTCCTCCAGCTTTTTCTTGCTTCAAGTCTAAAGTTGATCGAATCGCTTTGCGTCATGATATTGCTCACAAAATCAAAGATCTCAATGAAAAATTAGATGCAATTGCTGTTGAGAAAGATAGGTACAAGCTTGCCACCACAACCATCGAGCGAGCTATTGAGCGACCAAGGACTACGTCCTTGGTCGATGAAACTGAAATACATGGTCGAGATAATGATGTTAACATGTTGTTGAGCAAGTTGTTGTGCGAGGAGAATACCAATACAAGTAGAGGGCTAGAAGTCATTCCTATTGTCGGCATGGGAGGACTTGGAAAAACCACTTTAGCGCAACTTGTATATAAGCATGAAAACGTCTTGACTCACTTTGATAAGAAAATTTGGGTGTGCGTATCAGATCCTTTTGATGAGATAAACGTTGCCAAAGCAATTATTGCAGAAATTGAGGGGAATTCCCCAAATGTTAATGAATTGGAAACTTTGGCTCAAAAGATTCACAAGTATGTTAAAGGAAAGAGGTTTCTTCTTGTTTTAGACGATGTATGGACAAAGGACAAGAGGAAGTGGGAAAATTTGAAACAACCTCTTCAGAGTGGTGGTAAAGGAAGTAAAGTAGTTGTAACCACAAGAAATGAGGAAGTTGCTATTATGATGAGGGCATCGAATAATATAATTTATATGGAACTTTTGCCGGAAGAATTTTGTTGGGTGATATTTAAGCAACATGCATTTTCAGAACGAAGAGAAGAAGAGTGGAAACATTTAGAGGAGATTGGTCGAAATATTGCAAGGAAGAGCAAAGGGTTGCCTCTTGTAGCAAAAACACTAGGAAGTCTTATGCGGTTTAAGAAGACTAAAACTCAATGGGAGGAAGTACTGCATAACGAATTGTGGAAAACAAAAGATGTTGAAGAAATCTTTACTCCATTCCTTGTAAGCTATTTTGATTTGTCAGCTATAGAAAGGTGTTGTTTCTCATACTGTGCTGTATTTCCAAAAGATCATGATATTTACAAGGATGTCTTGATTGAAATATGGATGTCACAAGGCTATTTAGGTCATGATGGACAAAATGCAGAGAATGAAGGTTATCAATGTTTTGAAAATTTGTGCATGCGATCTttctttcaaaatttaataaaggATGATCTTGATGGTGGTATTCGAAGTTGCAAGATGCACGATATTGTGCATGACTTTGCCCAATTTTTGGTAAAGAAAGAATGTATCACAATGGAAGTTTTTCCTGTTGAGAAGAATTTAACAATTGATGAAAAATCTCGTCATGTGACCATGTATCAAATTGGTGAAGAATTGGAAGCACCAAACTACAGCAAATCGAATGAGAAGAATATTCGTAGCTTATTTATTGTGTCAGGTCCAAGCCTTAATGTAGATGGTTTATTCTTCTCACATAGTTCAGCGTTCTCACAGCTCATGTGTCTGCGGACGTTATCTTTGATCAATCTATGTCATCTTGGGATACTAGAAGACAATATTGGTAAATTAATACATTTGAGATATCTCAATTTACAGGGGAACTACAATTTAAAGGGATTACCTGAATCAATATGTGATTTATGTAATTTACAAACTTTAAATCTGTCAGGTTGTCGTTCAATTAAGAGATTACCAGAAGGAATGGGGAAGTTGATAAATTTGAAGCATTTGTATATAGTTGGGTGTGGCTTGGAGGGATTGCCAAGAGGAATTGGTCGATTGTCAAGTCTTCGAAGGTTAGATTGGTTGGTGGTATCTGAGCCTAAACAAATGTATTCTGATATTGGAGATTTGGAAAACCTTATTAAGAACCTTCGTCGTGAGTATATTTGTGATATAAAGGGATGCAGATACTTGGGAAGCATGTTTGAGAAAAAGAAAATAAGTTTCAAGAATATTGGTGTGAGCAAAGATAATCGTTTAAACCTTGACTTTGGGGTGTTGGAAAAAATGAGTGAAGTTGAAGATGATAGTGGTATACTTGAAGCCTTAGAACCACATCGAAACCTGAGATCGTTAATCATCAAGAACTACATTGGCCCTTGCATGTCTCCTAGTTGGATGTTGTCTTTAACTCATTTACAACGAGTTCAACTTTGGAATTGTGATAGTTGTGAGATCTCACCCTCTTTACAAGAACTTCAATTTCTCGAGCATCTAGAAATACGTTGGATGAAAAGTCTGAAAAAGGTGGGCGTAGAGTTTATGAaaaaagctaaaagagataaagAAGATGATGTTGGTTCAACAAGTCGACTAAATTCACCAAATTTAGTCAATTCATCATTCCCAAAGCTAAAGAGTCTTTTATTTGATTCGTTGCCGCAGTGGGAAAAGTGGGAAGGTAGCATGGCAGAAGCAGAGAAACATTTTCGAGTAATGCCCTCTCTTACTGTATTGAAGATTTTGAATTGTCCTCGCCTAGAAACACTACCGGACTTACTTCGAACAATGGTTGCACTCAAAGAATTGAGTTTAGGCTCATCAATGATACTTGAGGAATGTTGCACAAGGAGGACGGGTAAGGAATGGGCCAAGATTTCTCACATTCCAAACATCCATGTCAACTACAACTATGTGCAAAAAGATGGCCAGCTTTATTCTCAGTCCAG gaaaCTCAACccaaaacataaataa
- the LOC133783248 gene encoding receptor-like protein 54, whose translation MMRHCSSLTTFLLICLVVLLLSQSLIHSLSPSSQLCHPDESSALLQFRNSFSINIPIFFNEADLKTVSWKNGTDCCSWDGVLCDTFSGHVIGLNLSYSRLQGPLHSNSTLFSLRHIQTLILDYNDFYGSSIPPEFGSFLNMKRLSLYDANFTGYVPVEMSHLSKMTYLTLYSFSSSDNILLETSVLKRMLQNFTNLRELSLGYVNMSNVELASSFMNVSSSLKLLNLYYCGLQGKFPENVFRLPNLHQLYLWYNHDLIGSMPTFNWSSPLRYVDLSQTRISIDFSYLCASAKSLQSLYLKNCSFIGSSYSAMWTNLPQLVQLTSLDLSYNNFGGQIPLLSLNLQHFIYLDLSNNNFVGNIPEFSKTNSTQSPPQLSLQHLSLSHNLLSESIPSWIYSLPYLVYLGLDNNKLSGPILEFQSKSLEHFNLGSNKLQGQIPNSVFQQSNLKWLDLSNNNLDGVLELNKYSMLKNLLSLELSFNNFTVASNKYANSDPFPQLSHLGLASCNISHIPHILKSMKRLNTLQLSYNQIHGRIPEWLWNEGTSSLSVLNISYNFLKHVERIPFKNLAYLDLRSNMIQGPLPIVPPLLRILLISNNHLSGEIPSAYCNLSQLDIFDVSNNSIHGNIPSCFQNKFSLTVLDLHMNNFSGEIPHDMFEKLIDLRSLHLSDNHLEGSLPHSMLNCQSLEVLDVGNNKLNDTFPHWLQELPMLQVLVLKSNRFHGSIGAPKVKFPFHKLQIMDLSNNEFNGLLPAKYFESFTAMMDGHTSSNFTSIKQPYYQDSVIVVVKGFERLLEKIISIFVTIDFSRNNFDGEIPESIGKLKSLKGLNFSHNKLKGFIPMSLANLSNLEWLDLSVNGLIGEIPSKMVDLTQLSHLNLSYNKLKGSIPLGNQFHTFNNDSYDGNIELCGFPLSRSCNNGMQQDGDRGEKLTDHIIFDWKIVMIGYGCGLIIGISIGYMVLYTGRFDYWLYKKVGVGGQRQRICRKRNARLRRRR comes from the coding sequence ATGATGAGGCACTGCTCATCATTGACTACGTTTCTCCTTATTTGCCTTGTAGTACTGCTTCTTTCTCAATCTCTAATCCATTCCTTATCCCCTTCTTCTCAGTTGTGTCATCCTGATGAGAGCTCTGCCTTGCTCCAATTCAGAAACTCATTTTCCATCAACATTCCCATATTCTTCAATGAGGCAGACTTGAAGACTGTCTCTTGGAAGAATGGTACAGATTGTTGTTCATGGGATGGAGTGTTGTGTGATACTTTTTCAGGGCATGTCATTGGCCTTAACCTCAGTTATAGCCGTCTTCAAGGTCCTCTTCACTCCAATAGCACCCTTTTCTCACTTCGCCATATCCAAACTTTAATCCTTGACTACAATGATTTCTATGGCTCTTCAATTCCCCCGGAATTTGGTAGTTTTCTCAATATGAAAAGGCTTAGCCTCTATGATGCCAATTTTACCGGCTATGTCCCTGTCGAAATGTCTCACCTTTCTAAAATGACTTATCTCACCCTTTATTCATTCTCTTCAAGTGATAACATTTTGCTGGAGACATCTGTCTTGAAAAGAATGCTTCAAAACTTCACCAATCTCAGGGAACTTTCACTGGGTTATGTCAACATGTCTAATGTTGAACTAGCTAGTTCGTTCATGAATGTATCATCTTCTTTAAAGCTTCTTAATCTCTATTACTGTGGATTGCAAGGGAAATTTCCAGAAAATGTCTTTCGCTTACCAAACCTTCATCAGCTCTATTTATGGTACAaccatgatcttattggttccaTGCCTACATTTAATTGGAGCAGTCCACTCAGGTATGTAGATCTTTCCCAAACTAGAATCTCTATTGATTTTTCATACTTGTGTGCAAGTGCTAAGTCTTTACAGAGTTTGTATCTCAAGAATTGTAGTTTTATAGGATCATCATATTCTGCAATGTGGACTAACCTCCCTCAATTAGTGCAACTGACTTCTTTAGACCTCAGTTACAACAATTTTGGTGGCCAAATCCCATTGCTTTCTCTCAATCTTCAGCACTTTATCTACTTGGACCTTTCAAACAACAATTTTGTTGGCAATATCCCTGAATTTTCAAAAACAAACTCCACCCAAAGCCCCCCACAATTGAGTTTACAGCACCTCTCCTTATCTCATAACTTGCTCAGTGAATCAATACCTTCTTGGATATATTCTCTTCCCTATTTAGTGTATTTAGGGCTGGACAATAATAAACTTTCAGGCCCAATTTTAGAATTCCAATCCAAATCTCTTGAACACTTTAACTTGGGTTCTAATAAACTGCAAGGCCAAATTCCAAACTCAGTATTTCAACAAAGCAATCTCAAATGGCTAGATCTCTCAAACAATAATTTGGATGGTGTTCTAGAGTTGAACAAGTATTCAATGTTGAAAAATCTTCTGAGTCTCGAACTTTCTTTTAACAATTTCACTGTGGCCTCAAATAAATATGCCAATAGTGATCCATTCCCTCAACTCTCCCATCTGGGTTTGGCTTCATGCAATATTAGTCATATTCCACATATTCTCAAAAGCATGAAAAGATTAAACACCCTACAACTATCGTACAATCAAATTCATGGTAGGATTCCTGAATGGCTGTGGAATGAGGGAACAAGTTCATTGTCTGTATTGAATATTTCTTACAATTTTTTGAAACATGTAGAGAGAATTCCCTTTAAAAACCTGGCGTATTTAGATCTTCGATCTAACATGATTCAAGGGCCTCTTCCAATTGTTCCACCTTTGTTGAGAATACTTCTCATCTCAAACAATCATCTATCTGGAGAGATACCTTCTGCTTATTGCAATTTGAGTCAGTTAGATATCTTTGACGTCTCTAATAACAGTATTCATGGAAACATTCCTTCATGCTTTCAAAACAAGTTCTCTCTCACTGTTTTAGATCTGCATATGAACAATTTTAGTGGAGAAATCCCTCATGACATGTTTGAAAAGTTGATTGATTTGAGGAGTCTGCACCTTAGTGACAATCATCTAGAAGGATCCCTACCACACTCTATGCTCAATTGCCAAAGCTTGGAAGTTTTAGACGTGGGAAATAACAAGTTGAACGATACCTTCCCCCATTGGCTACAAGAGCTTCCAATGCTCCAAGTTCTTGTTTTGAAATCTAATAGATTCCATGGTTCTATAGGGGCACCTAAGGTTAAATTTCCTTTTCACAAGTTGCAAATCATGGATCTCTCCAACAATGAATTCAACGGCCTTCTACCAGCAAAGTATTTTGAAAGTTTCACGGCTATGATGGATGGACACACAAGCAGTAACTTCACAAGCATCAAACAACCTTATTACCAAGATTCTGTGATTGTTGTGGTGAAAGGTTTTGAGCGTTTATTAGAAAAAATCATAAGCATTTTTGTGACAATCGATTTCTCAAGAAATAACTTTGATGGGGAGATTCCAGAGTCGATTGGAAAGCTGAAATCACTAAAAGGGCTTAACTTTTCTCATAATAAACTAAAAGGCTTCATTCCAATGTCATTGGCAAATCTAAGTAATCTTGAATGGTTAGATTTGTCTGTGAATGGATTGATTGGAGAGATTCCCAGTAAAATGGTCGATTTGACGCAACTTTCACACTTAAACCTTTCATATAACAAATTGAAAGGATCAATACCTCTTGGAAACCAATTCCATACATTCAACAATGATTCATATGATGGAAACATAGAATTATGTGGATTTCCTTTGTCTAGATCTTGCAACAATGGGATGCAACAAGATGGTGATCGTGGCGAGAAACTTACCGATCACATAATATTTGATTGGAAAATTGTGATGATCGGATATGGATGTGGACTAATAATCGGAATATCTATAGGCTACATGGTGCTTTACACTGGAAGGTTTGACTATTGGCTATATAAAAAGGTTGGAGTAGGGGGACAAAGACAAAGAATATGTCGTAAAAGAAATGCTCGTTTGAGAAGAAGGCGCTAG